One genomic segment of Fimbriimonadaceae bacterium includes these proteins:
- the dnaB gene encoding replicative DNA helicase produces MAVTPESLVPMHSLEAEMSALGSMMRSERAAEEVVAILNPEDFYRPAHREIFLAMRQLLIGAKPVDIVTLKDELVSRNAISAAGGVEYLVQIMESVPSAANASHYADIVKGKATLRQLEDAAYQIGDIARSPDGDVDEKVNEAERVLLEVGSKRLGKDFVDVRSLAKDFFVDVDNIIETGKPILGTPTKFYDLDEMTTGFYPGDLTIVAARPSMGKTALVLNFALNVAKQDVGNVAIFSLEMGSSQLVRRFASMISGVTSHALRRTSLSHEDYRKLADACEVLYGLPIYIDDTSDISAFEMRGKCRRLKQDGGLSLIMVDYLQLMRGNRRTENRVQEISDIVRSLKALAKELQVPVVALSQLNRSVESREDKRPQLSDIRESGSIEAEADVVMMIYREAYYKAKELTADQPYDPERVEESEIIIAKHRNGPTGKVLLGFQPSYARFLNLKQ; encoded by the coding sequence ATGGCAGTCACACCCGAATCCCTGGTTCCGATGCACAGCCTGGAGGCCGAAATGAGCGCCCTGGGCTCGATGATGCGCTCCGAGCGCGCGGCCGAAGAGGTGGTCGCAATCCTCAACCCGGAAGACTTCTACCGGCCTGCGCACCGCGAGATCTTCTTGGCCATGCGCCAGTTGTTGATCGGCGCCAAACCCGTGGACATCGTGACGCTCAAAGACGAGCTGGTCAGCCGCAACGCGATCTCCGCGGCCGGCGGCGTCGAGTACCTCGTCCAGATCATGGAGTCGGTGCCCAGCGCCGCCAACGCGTCGCACTACGCCGACATCGTCAAGGGGAAGGCGACCTTGCGGCAGTTGGAGGACGCGGCGTACCAGATCGGAGACATCGCCCGTTCGCCGGACGGGGACGTGGACGAGAAGGTGAACGAGGCCGAACGGGTGCTCCTCGAGGTGGGTTCGAAACGGCTCGGCAAGGATTTTGTCGACGTGCGGAGTCTCGCCAAGGACTTCTTCGTCGACGTGGACAACATCATCGAAACGGGGAAGCCGATCCTCGGCACGCCCACGAAGTTCTACGACCTCGACGAGATGACCACGGGTTTCTACCCCGGCGACTTGACGATCGTCGCGGCCCGGCCCTCGATGGGAAAGACCGCCCTCGTGCTGAACTTCGCGCTCAACGTGGCGAAGCAGGACGTCGGCAACGTCGCGATCTTCTCGCTGGAAATGGGTTCGAGCCAACTCGTCCGCCGCTTCGCCTCGATGATCAGTGGAGTCACCAGCCACGCCTTGCGGCGCACTTCGCTCAGCCACGAGGACTACCGAAAGCTCGCCGACGCGTGCGAGGTGCTCTACGGTCTTCCGATCTACATCGACGACACCTCGGATATCTCAGCCTTCGAGATGCGCGGCAAGTGTCGGAGGCTCAAACAGGACGGCGGCCTCTCGCTGATCATGGTGGACTACCTCCAGCTCATGCGGGGCAACCGCCGGACGGAGAACCGAGTGCAGGAAATCAGCGACATCGTGCGCTCCCTCAAGGCCCTCGCGAAGGAGCTGCAGGTGCCCGTCGTCGCCCTCAGCCAGCTCAACCGCAGCGTGGAGTCGCGCGAAGACAAGCGCCCGCAACTCAGCGACATCCGCGAGTCCGGATCCATCGAGGCGGAAGCCGACGTGGTGATGATGATCTACCGCGAGGCCTATTACAAGGCCAAGGAGCTCACCGCCGACCAGCCGTACGATCCCGAGCGGGTCGAGGAGTCGGAGATCATCATCGCCAAGCACCGCAACGGCCCGACGGGGAAAGTGCTGCTGGGATTCCAGCCCTCCTACGCCCGGTTCCTCAACCTCAAACAGTAG
- a CDS encoding LuxR C-terminal-related transcriptional regulator, which translates to MTSKYRAELSKREHEMVRLAASGLTDKEIARHLDISPASVNTYWVRCREKLGVGSRAACVAIVLSSQTELERPSQWELRWTALIEATSQCVMVLDEHHVVRMVNQAFVKLFKTAEADIIGQSLPRGGDTVFDERGRQLAPDELPVSRCYATGMPLNERIRIVRPGEPDLWLQVWVRPLIYSDDLPTEVLAVFEPIAPTGD; encoded by the coding sequence ATGACGTCCAAATACCGAGCCGAACTCTCCAAGCGCGAGCACGAGATGGTGCGGCTTGCGGCTTCGGGTCTCACCGACAAGGAGATCGCGCGGCATTTGGACATTTCGCCCGCTTCCGTGAACACCTACTGGGTGCGTTGCCGCGAAAAGCTTGGCGTGGGTTCGCGGGCGGCGTGCGTGGCGATCGTCCTCTCTAGTCAAACGGAGCTTGAGCGGCCCAGCCAGTGGGAGCTGCGCTGGACGGCTCTGATCGAAGCCACCTCGCAGTGCGTCATGGTGCTGGACGAGCACCACGTCGTCCGCATGGTGAACCAGGCCTTCGTGAAACTGTTCAAGACTGCGGAGGCGGACATCATCGGTCAATCGCTTCCGCGCGGCGGCGACACGGTCTTCGACGAAAGGGGGCGCCAACTCGCCCCCGACGAGCTGCCGGTCTCCCGTTGCTACGCGACCGGGATGCCCTTGAACGAACGGATCCGAATCGTTCGGCCCGGCGAGCCGGACCTGTGGCTGCAAGTCTGGGTTCGGCCATTGATCTACTCCGACGACCTGCCCACCGAAGTGCTGGCGGTCTTCGAACCGATCGCCCCTACCGGCGATTAG